The Coffea arabica cultivar ET-39 chromosome 9e, Coffea Arabica ET-39 HiFi, whole genome shotgun sequence genome has a window encoding:
- the LOC113709977 gene encoding uncharacterized protein, giving the protein MSRGTSPRAGPVGRGQQRSASQESSAFVSQGPYRYCGKPNHKEYNCWRKERKCLRCGSAEHQIANCPVLPREARVTSQSSKANSGQSKVEGTRPKVPARVYSLEQCQVPDSSEIVEGTIPVFHHLARILIDPCAAHSFVNPYFMCGIDIKSVRLPYDLEVSTPTGDQRLITSMMYANCEIWVGERKLLENLISLAIKRYDVILGMD; this is encoded by the coding sequence ATGTCAAGAGGAACCTCGCCAAGGGCTGGTCCCGTTGGACGAGGCCAACAGAGAAGTGCCTCACAGGAAAGCTCAGCCTTTGTATCCCAGGGTCCTTATAGATATTGTGGGAAACCAAACCACAAGGAGTACAACTGCTGGAGGAAGGAAAGGAAATGCTTACGCTGTGGGAGTGCGgagcatcaaattgctaactgtccggTTTTACCTCGAGAAGCGAGAGTGACTTCACAATCATCAAAGGCCAATTCCGGGCAATCCAAGGTGGAAGGGACGAgacctaaggtgccagctcgggTGTACTCCCTTGAGCAATGCCAAGTCCCTGACTCATCTGAGAtcgtggaaggtacgatccctgtctTCCATCATCTAGCaaggattttgatagaccccTGTGCtgcccattcctttgttaacccctaTTTTATGTGCGGAATTGATATAAAATCTGTTAGGTTGCcttatgacttggaagttagtactcctacgggggaCCAACGTTTGATCACTAGTATGATGTATGCtaattgtgaaatttgggtaggagagaggaagctATTGGAGAATCTTATAAGTTTAGCTATTAAGAGGTACGACGTTATATTGGGAATGGACTAG